A region from the Campylobacter magnus genome encodes:
- a CDS encoding AbrB/MazE/SpoVT family DNA-binding domain-containing protein has product MEVTLNKWGNSMGIRIPNSLIQQLDLKENMLLKINAIKNKLVIEKKEKSIESLCEKITDENLNIYNDFSSIGKEW; this is encoded by the coding sequence ATGGAAGTAACACTTAATAAGTGGGGAAATTCTATGGGGATTAGAATTCCAAACTCGCTTATACAACAATTAGATTTAAAAGAAAATATGCTTTTAAAAATAAACGCTATTAAAAATAAGCTTGTAATTGAAAAAAAAGAAAAAAGCATAGAGAGCTTGTGTGAAAAAATTACAGATGAAAACCTGAATATTTACAATGATTTTTCAAGCATAGGCAAAGAGTGGTAA
- a CDS encoding M48 family metallopeptidase, with translation MLEILVGIYAIYTLLELVLHGLELGFIKKRMSGEAVILSKQQFIASANASIAKLKFKLFSLCYAFLLLVFWLFWGLGALRQLFETSVDLSGILAQMLYFSLFLALSELLSLPLEIYEKFVLDKKLGFSNITAPLFISDFIKKLVLVAIFAALGAGLFMLCYDFLGPFWWLWAWALAFGIILLANLIYPTIIAPIFNKTKPLENSELKASIESLLDSCGFKSSGVFIMDASKRDNRLNAYFGGLGASKRVVLFDTLINKLSQAEIIAVLAHELGHFKHKDIIKNIVFMGVMLFVFFGILGALDASVYGVLGLGSSSLALLVFFMLFSPVLGAIFMPVMSAFSRSHEFGADSFAAKNSTKADIINALKKLGSENKAFPLSHPLYSAIYHSHPSLKERISALENL, from the coding sequence ATGTTAGAGATTTTAGTAGGAATTTATGCCATTTATACGCTCTTAGAGCTAGTTTTACACGGCCTTGAGCTTGGTTTTATAAAAAAGCGTATGAGCGGGGAGGCTGTGATTTTAAGCAAACAGCAGTTTATAGCTAGCGCAAATGCTAGCATAGCAAAGCTAAAATTTAAGCTTTTTTCGCTTTGTTATGCTTTTTTGCTACTTGTTTTTTGGCTATTTTGGGGACTTGGGGCATTAAGACAGCTCTTTGAGACTAGTGTTGATTTGAGTGGAATTTTAGCGCAAATGCTTTATTTTTCACTATTTTTAGCTCTCTCAGAGCTGCTTTCATTGCCACTTGAAATATACGAAAAGTTTGTGCTAGATAAAAAACTAGGATTTAGCAATATAACAGCCCCGCTTTTTATCAGCGATTTTATAAAAAAGCTTGTGCTTGTGGCTATTTTTGCTGCGCTTGGAGCTGGGCTTTTTATGCTTTGTTATGATTTTCTTGGGCCATTTTGGTGGCTGTGGGCGTGGGCTTTGGCCTTTGGGATAATCTTGCTTGCAAATCTCATTTATCCTACGATAATTGCGCCTATTTTTAACAAAACTAAACCATTAGAAAATAGCGAGCTAAAAGCTAGCATTGAGAGTTTGCTAGATTCTTGTGGGTTTAAAAGCAGTGGTGTTTTTATCATGGATGCTAGCAAGCGTGATAACCGCTTAAATGCGTATTTTGGCGGACTTGGGGCCTCGAAGCGAGTTGTGCTTTTTGATACGCTAATTAACAAACTAAGCCAAGCTGAGATAATCGCTGTTCTAGCTCACGAACTAGGGCATTTTAAGCACAAAGATATTATTAAAAACATAGTTTTTATGGGCGTTATGCTTTTTGTGTTTTTTGGAATTTTGGGGGCATTAGATGCTAGTGTGTATGGCGTCCTTGGCCTTGGTTCTAGCTCTCTTGCATTGCTTGTGTTTTTCATGCTTTTCTCGCCTGTACTGGGGGCTATTTTTATGCCTGTAATGAGTGCATTTTCGCGCTCACATGAGTTTGGGGCTGATAGCTTTGCTGCAAAAAACTCAACCAAAGCCGACATAATAAACGCTCTAAAAAAGCTAGGCAGTGAAAATAAAGCTTTTCCGCTCTCTCATCCACTATACAGCGCTATTTATCACAGCCACCCAAGCCTTAAAGAGAGGATAAGCGCACTTGAAAATCTCTGA
- the trbK gene encoding entry exclusion lipoprotein TrbK, with protein MKKLALSVVVAGVFLAGCGDNLPKEITSHENYKNCQEVEKNLLTIQNSFEKDERVEFYSNCTRYFKERNYDDLLNKSAIDDFKNNRTEHLIKKGKLSLNELHKSFVSYSYSKAQDSNRDNTKYFSK; from the coding sequence ATGAAAAAATTAGCTTTAAGCGTAGTAGTTGCTGGAGTATTTCTAGCTGGATGTGGCGATAATCTACCAAAAGAAATTACTTCACACGAGAACTATAAAAACTGCCAAGAAGTAGAAAAAAACTTGCTTACAATTCAAAACTCGTTTGAAAAAGATGAGAGAGTGGAGTTTTACTCAAATTGCACTAGATATTTCAAAGAAAGAAATTATGATGATCTATTAAATAAAAGTGCAATTGATGATTTTAAGAATAATAGAACAGAACATTTAATAAAAAAAGGGAAATTGTCTTTAAATGAACTTCATAAGTCGTTTGTTTCTTATTCTTACTCTAAAGCACAAGATAGCAACAGAGACAATACAAAATACTTCTCAAAATAA
- a CDS encoding argininosuccinate synthase, whose protein sequence is MAEIKKVVLAYSGGLDTSIILKWLGDTYGCEVVTFTADIGQGEELDPARKKALSLGIKEENIFIRDLREEFVRDFVFPMFRANAIYEGEYLLGTSIARPLIAKHLIDIAAATKADAISHGATGKGNDQVRFEIGAYALNPNIKVIAPWREWDLNSREKLLAYAEKNGIDIAKKPGKSPYSMDANLLHISYEGLVLEDPAARPQDDMWRWSLSPQDAPNEVTTIEIEYKNGDPVALNGKALKPHEMLSALNELGAKNGIGRLDIVENRYVGMKSRGCYETPGGTIMLKAHRAIESITLDREAVHLKDELMPRYAKLIYNGYWYSPERLMLQAAINESQKYANGKVRLELYKGNVTVIGRESANDSLFNAAYSTFEEDSVYDQKDANGFIKLNALRFIIGGKAGRKY, encoded by the coding sequence ATGGCAGAGATAAAAAAAGTAGTCCTTGCATATAGCGGTGGACTTGATACTAGCATTATTTTAAAATGGCTTGGCGATACTTACGGCTGTGAAGTGGTGACATTTACAGCTGATATCGGGCAAGGCGAAGAGCTTGACCCTGCTCGTAAAAAAGCCCTAAGCCTTGGCATAAAAGAAGAAAATATCTTTATTCGCGACCTTAGAGAAGAGTTTGTGCGTGATTTTGTATTTCCTATGTTTAGGGCAAATGCGATTTATGAAGGCGAGTATTTACTAGGCACATCTATCGCTCGCCCACTAATCGCAAAGCACCTAATAGACATAGCCGCTGCTACAAAAGCAGATGCTATTAGCCACGGCGCAACAGGAAAAGGTAACGACCAAGTGCGCTTTGAAATCGGCGCATACGCACTAAATCCAAACATCAAAGTAATCGCTCCATGGCGTGAGTGGGATCTAAATAGTCGTGAAAAACTGCTAGCGTATGCTGAAAAAAACGGCATTGACATAGCTAAAAAACCTGGCAAATCGCCATACTCAATGGATGCAAACTTGCTTCACATCTCATACGAGGGCCTTGTGCTTGAAGATCCGGCTGCTAGACCACAAGATGACATGTGGAGATGGAGCCTAAGCCCACAAGATGCGCCAAATGAAGTAACTACAATAGAAATAGAGTATAAAAACGGCGATCCAGTAGCACTAAATGGCAAAGCTCTAAAACCACATGAAATGTTAAGCGCTCTAAATGAACTGGGCGCAAAAAACGGTATAGGCAGGCTAGATATCGTAGAAAACCGCTATGTAGGTATGAAAAGCCGCGGCTGCTATGAGACCCCAGGCGGCACTATTATGCTAAAAGCTCATAGAGCAATAGAGAGCATAACGCTTGATAGAGAAGCAGTTCATCTAAAAGACGAGCTAATGCCACGCTACGCAAAGCTAATCTACAATGGCTACTGGTATAGCCCAGAGCGACTAATGCTACAAGCTGCTATAAACGAGAGCCAAAAATACGCAAACGGCAAGGTGCGCTTAGAGCTTTATAAAGGTAATGTAACAGTAATTGGCAGAGAGAGTGCAAATGATAGCTTATTTAACGCAGCTTACAGCACCTTTGAAGAAGACAGCGTGTATGATCAAAAAGACGCAAATGGGTTTATTAAGTTAAATGCTTTGAGATTTATAATAGGTGGTAAAGCTGGACGCAAATACTGA
- the prmC gene encoding peptide chain release factor N(5)-glutamine methyltransferase: MKISEALRHAGLSSAVLRRILCELLGCSFEKLFLLANDSLSAEQERCFLQICSLFSSGVPLEYIFGRASFMGREFDVSPAVLIPRDETEILVLKCLEISKNFNEPVIFDICTGSGIIAISLALALKKAKIYASDISPAALKIAKQNAKKLGAENIEFLCGDLLDKLPPKADIIVSNPPYIANDYKLDIWLRAEPSLALFGGVRGDEILKRLVEQSVGRTQYLLCEMGYDQKNSMQKALSKHGAKCEFYKDLAGFDRGFVAQFF; encoded by the coding sequence TTGAAAATCTCTGAGGCTCTCAGGCACGCAGGGCTTAGCAGTGCTGTTCTTAGGCGCATTCTTTGCGAGCTTTTGGGCTGTTCTTTTGAGAAGCTTTTTTTGCTAGCTAATGATAGCCTAAGCGCAGAACAAGAGAGATGCTTTTTGCAGATTTGCTCGCTTTTTAGCTCTGGGGTGCCGCTAGAGTATATTTTTGGGCGAGCAAGCTTTATGGGGAGAGAGTTTGATGTTAGCCCTGCTGTGCTTATCCCAAGGGATGAAACTGAGATTTTAGTGCTAAAATGCCTTGAAATATCTAAAAACTTTAATGAACCTGTGATTTTTGATATTTGCACAGGTAGTGGCATAATTGCTATTAGTCTAGCACTTGCTCTAAAAAAAGCTAAAATCTACGCAAGCGACATCAGCCCTGCTGCGCTTAAAATCGCTAAGCAAAATGCTAAAAAACTAGGCGCAGAAAATATAGAGTTTTTGTGCGGAGACTTGCTTGATAAACTGCCGCCAAAAGCTGATATAATCGTCTCAAATCCACCTTATATAGCAAATGATTATAAGCTTGATATTTGGCTTAGGGCTGAGCCTAGCTTGGCTCTTTTTGGCGGGGTTAGAGGCGATGAGATTTTAAAACGCTTGGTAGAACAAAGCGTGGGCAGGACGCAATATCTGCTTTGTGAAATGGGCTATGATCAAAAAAACTCTATGCAAAAGGCTTTAAGCAAACACGGCGCAAAATGCGAGTTTTACAAAGACTTAGCTGGATTTGATAGAGGTTTTGTAGCGCAGTTTTTCTAG
- a CDS encoding DUF4405 domain-containing protein — translation MKNIRLFGTSATIITFALIALSGVGLFFGIRAGFIKTAHQWIGLVMVIATLVHIVANWRGFLGYFKGAKTAAIILPVVIVLGAWVYSTTMPKDAAAMWKKGLAYEKLVMMDVNTAMDALGGNKAGFAEFLASKGINAPTNISIKDFAKANKLKEHELLNAMLK, via the coding sequence ATGAAAAACATTAGACTTTTTGGCACGAGTGCTACTATAATCACCTTTGCGCTAATTGCTCTATCTGGCGTGGGGCTGTTTTTTGGCATTAGGGCTGGATTTATCAAAACAGCGCACCAGTGGATAGGGCTTGTGATGGTAATAGCCACTCTTGTTCACATAGTAGCAAACTGGCGTGGATTTCTAGGGTATTTTAAGGGCGCAAAAACAGCTGCTATTATCCTACCAGTGGTGATAGTGCTAGGCGCGTGGGTATATAGCACCACTATGCCAAAAGACGCCGCAGCAATGTGGAAAAAAGGTCTAGCCTACGAAAAACTAGTTATGATGGATGTAAATACCGCTATGGACGCACTGGGCGGAAATAAAGCTGGTTTTGCTGAATTTCTAGCTAGCAAGGGTATAAATGCGCCTACTAACATCAGCATAAAAGACTTTGCTAAAGCAAACAAGCTAAAAGAACACGAACTACTTAACGCAATGTTAAAATAA
- a CDS encoding nucleotidyl transferase AbiEii/AbiGii toxin family protein, with translation MYENYQKERIDIIKKVLQALNDNFVLKGGTALSLYYGLNRYSEDIDLDAKSNNMDITKLLKSNKNFRDYNITIKKDTDTVFRTMLDYGGQSHLGNYPLKIEVSNRNKIFLQQGSLTYTNIDGVNVYNISELIDMKIAAFNGRDKVRDLYDLNFLLNKYPEYFNHKQLWQINERIAYCGADELNMLLADEVKKHKLISNENIDLNNFVQNFQARIENTLNDKRIEKQKEFIKNLSIKDKQIQNKEPQRER, from the coding sequence ATGTATGAAAATTATCAAAAAGAGAGAATAGACATAATCAAAAAGGTTTTGCAGGCACTAAATGATAATTTTGTGCTAAAGGGTGGGACTGCTTTATCCTTATATTATGGCTTGAATAGATATTCAGAGGATATTGATTTGGATGCCAAAAGTAATAATATGGATATAACTAAACTATTAAAATCTAATAAAAACTTTAGGGACTACAACATTACTATTAAAAAAGATACTGACACTGTTTTCAGGACTATGCTAGATTATGGTGGACAATCACATTTAGGAAATTATCCGCTAAAAATAGAAGTGAGCAATAGAAATAAAATCTTTTTACAGCAAGGTTCTTTGACATACACGAATATAGATGGAGTTAATGTTTATAATATTTCAGAGCTAATAGATATGAAAATAGCAGCATTTAATGGCAGGGATAAAGTAAGGGATTTGTATGATTTAAACTTTTTATTGAACAAATATCCTGAGTATTTTAATCACAAACAATTATGGCAAATCAATGAAAGGATAGCATATTGCGGAGCTGATGAGTTAAATATGCTTTTAGCCGATGAAGTTAAGAAGCATAAACTAATAAGCAATGAGAATATAGATTTAAATAATTTCGTTCAAAATTTTCAAGCTAGAATTGAAAATACTTTGAATGATAAGAGAATAGAAAAGCAAAAAGAATTCATCAAAAATCTGAGTATAAAAGACAAACAAATACAAAATAAAGAACCCCAAAGAGAAAGATAA
- the mazF gene encoding endoribonuclease MazF, which produces MNYTPQKGHIVWIDFNPQLGSEQAGKRPALVLSPSIYNSKTGLCLVVPITTQIKGYPFEIPIKTKTVNGVALCDQIKSFDYRARNFAFADNLGKNNFNEIVEFINSIIITKI; this is translated from the coding sequence ATGAACTACACACCACAAAAGGGGCATATTGTGTGGATTGATTTTAATCCACAGCTTGGTAGCGAACAAGCAGGAAAAAGACCAGCACTTGTATTAAGTCCTAGCATTTATAACTCAAAAACTGGTCTTTGCTTGGTAGTCCCTATCACTACGCAAATTAAGGGCTATCCATTTGAAATACCAATAAAAACAAAAACAGTAAATGGTGTAGCCTTGTGCGACCAAATAAAGAGCTTTGATTATAGAGCAAGGAATTTTGCCTTTGCTGATAATCTTGGTAAAAATAACTTTAATGAAATTGTAGAGTTTATAAATAGCATTATAATCACTAAAATTTAG
- a CDS encoding MBOAT family O-acyltransferase has protein sequence MSFTNNLVFLLILIFFALFYTVFNEKLFSFNIKYPRVKDYFIALYSALFYALWYPPAIALLIYYAVISAFAKILCSDKKSKVKLWIFILLSLTPLLFFKYFDYFLGVFGLDDYILGLVLPLGLSFYAFSVIGYFVDLYQDRTKPFENFLECLLFVAFWPHLASGPILRAKQIFANILEPQKLTLHYFTLAMILISSGLVKKLLIADNIGAYVNWNIDFGIGNMSTLEAWATILGFSAQIYADFSGYSDMAIGFALLMGFRLKANFNYPYLACSLTEFWHRWHISLSTWFRDYLYIPLGGSRVGKSKSCFNIFVVFVLSGVWHGAGLGFAVWGALHGIVIIFEKLFFKSYMRIPRLFRWLITMIVVAVAWAFFRLDFSLACELVAKMFGFLSKDFNTLSPYYVFVIFALLSFVVLDHIFRFYKVDDEGNVVINKSFASVFVLAVLLYFALNFSGSPLPFIYFDF, from the coding sequence ATGAGTTTTACAAACAACCTAGTTTTTTTATTGATTTTAATCTTTTTTGCGCTTTTTTACACGGTTTTTAATGAAAAACTTTTTAGCTTTAATATCAAATATCCAAGAGTAAAAGATTATTTTATAGCACTTTATTCTGCGCTTTTTTATGCGTTGTGGTATCCACCAGCTATTGCTTTGTTAATTTATTATGCTGTTATTTCAGCGTTTGCTAAGATACTTTGTAGTGATAAAAAAAGCAAGGTTAAACTTTGGATTTTTATACTTTTATCTCTTACTCCACTGCTATTTTTTAAGTATTTTGATTATTTTCTTGGTGTTTTTGGACTAGATGATTATATTTTAGGGCTTGTTTTGCCATTAGGTCTTAGCTTTTATGCTTTTAGCGTTATTGGGTATTTTGTGGATTTGTATCAAGATCGTACCAAACCTTTTGAAAACTTCTTAGAGTGCTTGCTTTTCGTGGCTTTTTGGCCACATTTGGCAAGCGGTCCTATACTTAGAGCAAAGCAAATTTTTGCAAATATTTTAGAGCCACAAAAGCTTACTTTACATTACTTTACTTTGGCTATGATTTTGATTAGTTCCGGGCTTGTTAAAAAGCTTTTGATAGCTGATAATATCGGTGCTTATGTGAATTGGAATATAGACTTTGGCATTGGAAATATGAGTACTTTGGAGGCTTGGGCTACGATTTTAGGCTTTAGCGCGCAGATTTATGCTGATTTTAGTGGATATAGCGATATGGCTATTGGTTTTGCGCTGCTTATGGGATTTAGGCTAAAAGCGAATTTCAACTATCCTTATCTTGCTTGTTCGCTCACTGAGTTTTGGCATAGGTGGCATATATCGCTTTCTACTTGGTTTAGGGATTATCTTTATATCCCGCTTGGTGGTTCTAGAGTTGGCAAATCGAAAAGCTGCTTTAATATTTTTGTAGTGTTTGTGCTAAGTGGTGTGTGGCATGGTGCTGGGCTTGGATTTGCTGTTTGGGGTGCGTTGCATGGTATTGTGATAATTTTTGAGAAATTATTTTTCAAATCTTATATGAGAATACCAAGGCTGTTTCGTTGGCTTATTACGATGATAGTTGTGGCTGTGGCTTGGGCATTTTTTAGGTTGGATTTTTCTCTTGCTTGTGAGCTAGTTGCAAAGATGTTTGGCTTTTTATCAAAAGATTTTAATACACTTTCGCCTTATTATGTTTTTGTGATTTTTGCTCTGCTTAGTTTTGTGGTGCTTGATCATATTTTTAGATTTTATAAGGTAGATGATGAAGGAAATGTGGTGATCAATAAGTCATTTGCTAGTGTTTTTGTGCTAGCAGTATTGCTTTATTTTGCACTAAACTTTTCTGGTTCGCCACTGCCATTTATTTATTTTGATTTTTAG
- a CDS encoding tyrosine-type recombinase/integrase: MKYPLDCKKNFKESMLFWLTKFVKYKLTSLSNKELKDPAVLASVNLALTKGVENIAELDALVKKARNAGLGGASTYFNPLKKIYEILEFYELKSLAQIDEELLSEVLASATGALSDASKKNFRIATINFFKFLDAQNEEEGKAHNFNIELKNWGGITGKKGVKLPEYMSEEEVSRFLTALDESNFRINTARNQLIIKIIIFTGIRVSEALALKRRDISAEGDLFVLRIRGKGNKYRVVMIKRHLIEELLNRLPTNMLSDQGLLFTNRDGKALTQAYVSRMVEQILFKAGIRKQKNGAHMLRHTFATMLYQKQKDLVLVQEALGHASLDTSRIYTHFDNGKLRLAAKVAEELNENAGS, from the coding sequence ATGAAATATCCTCTAGATTGTAAAAAGAACTTTAAAGAAAGTATGTTATTTTGGCTTACGAAGTTTGTAAAATACAAGCTTACAAGCCTTTCAAACAAAGAGCTAAAAGACCCAGCTGTGCTAGCTAGCGTAAATCTTGCGCTTACAAAAGGCGTAGAAAATATAGCAGAGCTTGACGCCCTTGTAAAAAAGGCTAGAAACGCAGGGCTTGGTGGGGCTAGTACTTATTTTAATCCACTTAAAAAAATATATGAGATTTTAGAGTTTTACGAGCTAAAGAGCCTAGCGCAGATTGATGAAGAGCTACTTAGCGAGGTGCTAGCAAGTGCGACTGGGGCTTTGAGCGATGCTAGTAAAAAGAACTTTCGCATAGCTACAATTAACTTTTTTAAATTCCTTGATGCCCAAAACGAAGAAGAGGGCAAAGCGCATAATTTTAATATAGAGCTAAAAAACTGGGGTGGAATCACAGGCAAAAAGGGTGTAAAACTGCCTGAGTACATGAGCGAAGAAGAAGTTAGCAGATTTTTAACCGCTCTTGATGAGAGTAATTTTCGCATAAATACAGCCCGCAACCAGCTAATCATAAAAATAATAATTTTTACTGGCATCCGTGTAAGTGAGGCCTTAGCACTTAAACGCCGTGATATCAGTGCTGAGGGTGATCTTTTCGTGCTTAGAATCCGTGGAAAGGGCAATAAATACAGGGTAGTAATGATAAAACGCCACCTAATAGAAGAGCTGCTAAACCGCCTGCCTACAAATATGCTAAGCGATCAAGGACTGCTCTTTACAAACCGAGATGGTAAGGCTCTAACGCAGGCTTATGTAAGTCGCATGGTGGAGCAAATTCTCTTTAAGGCTGGCATAAGAAAGCAAAAAAATGGCGCTCATATGCTGCGCCACACCTTTGCAACTATGCTTTATCAAAAGCAAAAAGACCTTGTGCTAGTCCAAGAAGCCTTGGGTCATGCTAGCTTAGATACCTCTCGCATTTACACGCACTTTGATAATGGCAAACTGCGCCTAGCAGCCAAGGTTGCAGAAGAGCTAAACGAAAACGCAGGCAGCTAA
- a CDS encoding glycoside hydrolase family 3 N-terminal domain-containing protein, with the protein MKKIILILGVVCALFSTTLFGANSVLKELDLDLKSLYNESTNLKDQNASKLELKSTKASRAADITAALKDKQSSRAAEQKTAKNIEASAEQNLTAQITPDERLKSKIRMLIMSDFDKSSKAGIVLVKDANTSASAKASGFKVVFESSASSADLLLSKSDLVLVNAGLDTAFAAASLRINNNAGLPTAFKLDFSSDTKKFRRLLDTYRGAVAARSVRIFMLGDGEIKSMDESAPASLSSHAIGGLIRAKLHFGGLIISADLSKISGYSTEQKVNAFLGAGGDIMYFSDSAEASRAANILLKATQNGSISNARINKSFERVGEVFNIKESKPNLPF; encoded by the coding sequence ATGAAAAAAATTATTTTGATTTTGGGCGTAGTTTGTGCGCTTTTTAGCACAACACTGTTTGGCGCAAATAGCGTGCTTAAAGAGCTTGATTTGGATCTAAAAAGCCTTTATAATGAGAGCACAAATCTAAAAGATCAAAACGCCTCAAAGCTTGAACTAAAGAGCACAAAAGCAAGTAGGGCTGCTGATATAACAGCTGCTTTAAAAGACAAGCAAAGCAGCAGGGCAGCAGAGCAAAAAACAGCCAAAAATATAGAGGCTAGCGCAGAGCAGAATTTAACTGCGCAAATCACGCCAGATGAGAGGCTAAAAAGCAAAATCCGCATGCTGATTATGAGCGATTTTGATAAAAGCTCAAAGGCTGGAATTGTGCTAGTAAAGGATGCAAACACTAGTGCTAGCGCAAAGGCAAGTGGCTTTAAAGTGGTGTTTGAAAGTAGCGCAAGTAGCGCCGATCTGCTGCTATCAAAGAGCGATCTAGTCCTAGTAAATGCTGGGCTTGATACTGCCTTTGCGGCTGCTAGCTTGCGCATAAATAATAACGCAGGTCTGCCAACAGCCTTTAAGCTAGATTTTAGCAGCGATACAAAGAAGTTTCGCAGGCTGCTAGATACTTATAGAGGCGCGGTGGCTGCTAGGTCTGTTAGGATTTTTATGCTTGGTGATGGCGAGATAAAAAGCATGGATGAAAGCGCACCAGCAAGCCTTTCAAGCCACGCAATAGGTGGGCTTATTAGAGCTAAACTTCATTTTGGAGGGCTTATTATCAGCGCTGATTTAAGCAAGATTTCAGGATATAGCACAGAGCAAAAAGTAAATGCATTTTTAGGCGCAGGTGGCGATATAATGTATTTTAGCGATAGCGCAGAGGCTAGTAGGGCAGCCAATATTTTGCTAAAAGCCACGCAAAATGGCAGCATTTCAAATGCTAGAATTAACAAAAGTTTTGAGAGAGTGGGCGAGGTTTTTAATATAAAAGAAAGCAAGCCTAATTTGCCTTTTTAG
- the mobP1 gene encoding MobP1 family relaxase produces the protein MPRNIYDEFDEYRTKTIYLGKQQKINLPVAYIERNISNYNFRNTFTKNYEKQHGKTPKFSLKSTNKNQYTKNTEVVVKLSSSSRNMKSIKNHIDYITRNGQIDFYLPTTEQDKSEAEYRIGLTAGEQFSAPNSLKIRNLIKSQYEDFIDDDKEIRRTFNMIFSMKDYTGVNEFGFDPHLVRKAAIHTIEKHYPNNFFVAALHTDTNNPHCHICLKIRDNDGKRIDIRKYDLIKLRQTFAQELCNRNIEATATLRKDRPFNKEKEIQRSSYPYDIQSNSKFQTHTLIKNPRSNAVKNSCFEIVDFGEKKYKESDKKGTFYITYQTKDYKPVTIWGKDLKRLIEQHNLKKGSFAKFQQIGTIYEQKSRQVHKNDNLFNVTEYIPTKKWDCIVYNAETNTLSKDKFDPKLPKVEQPKTEISFIKKLTKDEYDERPNKLTRKAPNARKYTREQWAIYNANRAKAKPIQREFGLCLTNNLSTSPARSPRSFTAITDYMRAVSAEPMDANKQSRAELLLPSNAQSNIPTPSTSISEPVRPADPSDRGISSQPTRKIEKEIER, from the coding sequence ATGCCTCGTAATATTTATGATGAATTTGATGAATATAGAACCAAAACAATTTATCTTGGAAAACAGCAAAAAATAAATCTACCAGTTGCTTATATTGAGCGCAATATAAGCAACTATAATTTTCGTAATACCTTTACAAAAAATTATGAAAAACAGCACGGAAAAACTCCTAAGTTTTCATTAAAATCTACAAATAAAAATCAATACACAAAAAATACAGAAGTTGTTGTAAAGCTGAGCTCTAGTTCAAGAAATATGAAATCAATAAAAAATCATATTGATTATATAACACGCAATGGACAAATAGATTTTTATTTGCCTACAACTGAGCAAGATAAAAGCGAAGCCGAGTATAGAATAGGTCTTACAGCTGGCGAGCAATTTAGCGCTCCTAATAGCTTAAAAATAAGAAATTTAATAAAATCTCAGTATGAAGATTTTATTGATGATGACAAAGAAATTAGACGCACTTTTAATATGATTTTTTCAATGAAAGACTACACTGGAGTTAATGAATTTGGCTTTGATCCGCACCTAGTTAGAAAAGCAGCTATACATACGATTGAAAAACACTATCCAAATAATTTTTTTGTCGCTGCTTTACATACTGATACCAACAATCCACATTGCCACATTTGTTTAAAAATTAGAGATAATGATGGTAAAAGAATTGATATTCGTAAATATGATTTAATAAAACTTAGGCAAACTTTTGCGCAGGAATTATGCAACAGAAATATTGAAGCCACTGCTACATTAAGAAAAGATAGACCTTTCAATAAAGAAAAAGAAATTCAACGCTCTAGCTATCCTTACGACATCCAAAGCAATAGCAAATTCCAAACACACACACTAATCAAAAATCCTCGCTCCAATGCTGTCAAAAATAGCTGTTTTGAAATCGTTGATTTTGGCGAAAAAAAATACAAAGAAAGTGATAAAAAAGGAACTTTTTATATTACTTATCAAACTAAAGATTACAAACCAGTCACCATTTGGGGCAAAGATTTAAAACGACTTATTGAGCAACATAATTTGAAGAAAGGCTCATTTGCAAAATTCCAGCAAATCGGCACAATCTACGAACAAAAATCACGCCAAGTTCATAAGAACGATAACCTCTTTAATGTTACAGAATATATACCGACTAAGAAGTGGGATTGTATTGTATACAATGCCGAGACCAATACATTAAGCAAGGATAAATTTGATCCAAAATTACCAAAAGTTGAACAACCAAAAACAGAGATAAGCTTTATCAAAAAACTTACTAAGGATGAATACGATGAGCGACCAAATAAACTCACAAGAAAAGCACCAAACGCAAGAAAATACACAAGAGAGCAGTGGGCAATTTACAACGCAAACAGAGCAAAAGCAAAACCGATACAGCGAGAATTTGGCTTATGTCTCACCAACAACCTATCAACTAGTCCAGCTAGGTCGCCACGAAGTTTTACCGCCATCACTGACTATATGCGAGCTGTGTCCGCAGAGCCTATGGACGCTAATAAACAATCAAGAGCTGAATTGCTTTTGCCAAGCAATGCACAGTCTAACATACCAACACCATCAACCTCAATCAGTGAGCCAGTGCGACCAGCAGATCCGAGCGATAGAGGAATTTCTAGCCAGCCAACAAGAAAAATAGAAAAAGAAATAGAAAGATAA